One genomic window of Providencia hangzhouensis includes the following:
- a CDS encoding citrate synthase, translating into MADNKAKLTTGSKGDIDLDILSPTIGQDVIDVRTLGSKGFFTYDPGFTSTASCESKITYIDGEQGILLHRGFPIDQLATEASYLEVCYILLYGEAPTQEQYDVFKNTVTRHTMIHEQITRMLNGFRRDSHPMAVLCGVTGALAAFYHDALDVNNPRHREITAYRLLSKMPTVAAMCYKYSIGQPFVYPRNDLSYAGNFLHMMFSTPCEEYTVNPVLERAMDRILILHADHEQNASTSTVRTAGSSGANPFACIAAGIASLWGPAHGGANEACLRMLEEIQTVEHIPAFIERAKDKNDSFRLMGFGHRVYKNHDPRATVMRETCHEVLNELGLNDSLLEVAMELERIALNDPYFIEKKLYPNVDFYSGIILKAMGIPSSMFTVIFAIARTIGWIAHWNEMHDDGLKIARPRQLYTGYDKREFNSELSKK; encoded by the coding sequence ATGGCTGATAACAAAGCTAAGCTAACGACTGGTAGTAAGGGTGATATTGACCTAGATATTTTAAGCCCAACGATTGGTCAAGACGTTATCGATGTCCGAACTTTAGGTTCTAAAGGGTTCTTTACCTACGACCCTGGTTTTACTTCTACTGCATCCTGTGAATCAAAAATCACCTATATCGATGGTGAGCAAGGCATTCTGTTACACCGTGGTTTCCCTATCGATCAACTCGCTACTGAAGCCTCTTATCTCGAAGTTTGTTATATCCTGCTATACGGTGAAGCACCGACTCAAGAACAATATGACGTATTTAAAAATACGGTGACTCGCCACACCATGATCCATGAGCAAATTACTCGCATGCTTAATGGTTTCCGCCGTGACTCACACCCAATGGCTGTATTATGTGGTGTTACAGGCGCACTAGCTGCCTTCTATCACGATGCATTAGACGTGAATAACCCACGCCACCGTGAAATTACGGCTTATCGTCTGCTATCAAAAATGCCAACAGTTGCAGCGATGTGTTACAAATATTCAATTGGCCAACCTTTTGTTTATCCACGTAATGACCTGTCATACGCGGGTAATTTCTTGCACATGATGTTCTCTACACCATGTGAAGAATACACAGTTAATCCTGTTTTAGAACGCGCAATGGATCGTATTTTGATTCTGCACGCTGACCATGAACAAAACGCCTCAACATCGACAGTTCGTACTGCGGGTTCATCTGGCGCAAACCCATTTGCTTGTATCGCAGCGGGTATCGCTTCACTGTGGGGGCCTGCTCACGGTGGAGCTAACGAAGCTTGCTTACGTATGTTGGAAGAAATCCAAACTGTTGAGCACATCCCTGCATTTATCGAGCGCGCTAAAGACAAAAATGACTCTTTCCGCTTAATGGGCTTCGGTCACCGTGTTTATAAAAACCATGACCCACGTGCAACCGTAATGCGTGAAACTTGCCATGAAGTTCTAAATGAACTTGGCTTGAATGACAGCTTGCTGGAAGTCGCTATGGAGCTGGAACGTATCGCATTAAACGACCCGTATTTTATTGAGAAAAAACTGTACCCGAACGTTGACTTCTATTCGGGTATCATCTTGAAAGCAATGGGTATTCCATCTTCAATGTTTACTGTTATTTTTGCTATTGCACGTACCATTGGCTGGATTGCACATTGGAATGAAATGCACGATGACG